DNA sequence from the Streptomyces tsukubensis genome:
CGTGGCCGCCGCCGAGGACGGGCGGTGCGGTGCCGTCGACGACGAGTCCGCCGTCCGCGTCGCGTACGGCGGTCAGCCCGCCGGGCCCGAAGGCGGCGGCCGCGACGCGGCGGCCGTCGGCGAGCGCGGCGACGAGGTCGTGGTGGGCCGTGCGGCGCAGCACTTCGGCGGCGAGGGCGTGTCCGGGGTACGGCCCCGGGAGCAGGGCCGCCCCGGTCTCCTCCAGCGCCACCGCCAGTTCGAGGAGGGTGCCGCCGCCCCCGCCGTACCGCTCGGGGAGGTGGATCCCGAGGAGGCCCTGGGCGGCGGCCGCGTCCCAGTGCGCCGGACGGCCGGGCGGGTCGTCGGTGCGTGGGGCGTCGAGGAGCTTGCGTACGTCCCCGGGCGGCACGGCCCTGGTCAGCCAGCCCCGCACGGACCGGGCCAGTTCCTGGTGTTCGTGCGTGATTCCGATGCCCATGGGCGGCAGAGTAGAACACGTTTCAATCTGACGGTAGGTCAGATACAGAGGATTCCCGAGGTCGGATGCAGGGGCATGTCCCGGCCGCCGGGGCGGGCGGGTCCGGACCGGCCGTCGACCCCGCGGGGCCCGTGGGGCACCATGGTCCGCCGGGCCCGTACCCGTACACCCGTACGGCAGCGGGCCCGTACCACCGCATATCCGTACGGCGGCGCCACCGCACCGCCGCACCCCGCACCGCCAGAAGGAATCCGCCATGAGCCACACCCCCTCTCCCGCGCCGGAGGTCCTCGACGCGTTCGCGGCGGCCAAGGGCTTTATGCCGCCCGCCGAGGGGCTCGCGCTGTACGCGGCCGCGGCCGAGGCGGCGGCGCCGGGGCTGCCGCTGCTGGAGGTGGGGACGTACTGCGGCCGGTCCACGATCCTGCTCGCTGCCGCCGCCCGGTCCGCCGGAACGATCGCGGTCACCGTGGACCACCACCGCGGCAGCGAGGAACAGCAGCCCGGCTGGGAGTACCACGACCCGGAGGTGGTCGACCCGGAGGTCGGCCTGATGGACACGCTGCCGACCTTCCGCCGTACGCTCCTGCGGGCCGGTCTGGAGGACCATGTGATCGCGATCGTCGGACGGTCGCCGCAGGTCGCCCGGGTCTGGGCGGCCCCGCTGGGACTGGTGTTCATCGACGGCGGCCACACCGACGAACACGCCACGGCCGACTACGAGTGCTGGGCGCCCCATGTCGCCCCCGGCGGGCTGCTGGTGATCCACGACGTCTTCCCCGATCCGGCGGACGGCGGGCAGGCCCCGTACCGGATCCACCGGCGGGCACTGGCCTCGGGTGCGTTCACCGAGATCTCGGCCACGGACTCGCTGCGCGTCCTGCGGCGTATCGGCCCGGGAATCTGACCTCCCCGGTCTAGGCTGCCCCTCGTGTCGCACCACGAGCACCACCAGCACCGCGAGCGCCGCGAGTCCGATGCCGTGCCCGCCGCCGACGCCCCGACCGGAACCCCCGGGCAGGGCGCCGGCGGACCGGTGCCCGCCGCCCGTCCGCGGCGCCACGTCCGGCGCGCCGTCGCCGCCACCGCCGTCGTGGCCGTGGCCGGCGGGGCGCTCGCCGGATGGCTCTCCTGGCGGTCCGCCGACGGTTCCGCGCCCCGCGGGGACGGCCGGGCGCTCCCGGCGGCCGGGGCACCGGACCGCGCACACGGCCGTACGGACGACCGCCCCCCGGCCACGGCCCGGAGCACCCGCGAAGGGCACCTCTCCGGCCGGATCGTGGTGATCGACCCCGGACACAATCCCGGCAACTTCCGCCATTCCGCCGACATCAATCAGCTCGTCGACATCGGAACCCATCGCAAGGAATGCGACACGACGGGTACGGCGGCCGCGGACGGATACACCGAAGCCGCATTCACCCGTGATGTTTCACAGCGGCTGCGGGCCCTGCTCGAAAAGGAGGGCGCAAAGGTCGTCCTCACCCATGAGGAAGGCGAGCGGGCCTTCGGTCCGTGCATCGACGAACGGGCCCGGATCGGCAACGAGGCGAAGGCCGACGCCGTCATTTCCGTTCATGCCGACGGATCGGCGGAGGGCCACCGGGGATTCCATGTGATCCTGCCCGGAAAGGTCGAATCGGGCGGCGCCGACACCACCGCGATCGTCGGCCCCTCCCGGCAACTGGGCGAGCACGTCGTGGAAGCCTTCGCCCGGGCCACGGGCTCCGGCCGGGCCAACTACCTCGGCGGCGGCACCGGCCTCGACGTGCGCACCGATCTCGGCGGACTGAACCTCTCCACGGTCCCCAAGGTCTTCGTCGAGTGCGGAAACATGGGTGACTCCCGGGACGCGGCACTGCTGGCGAGCGCCGACTGGCGGCAGAAGGCGGCCCTGGGCATCGCGGAGGGGCTGCGCGCCTTCCTCGCCCCCACCGCCTGAACACCGCTGTCCCAGTCGCCTGAACAACGATCCCCACCGCCCGAACACGACCGTCTCCACCGCCTGGACGACCGTCCCCGCTCACGCCGTACACCGCCGTATCCGGATGCGGATTCCGCGCGATCCCACGCGAATCCCCGGGAATCGAGCAGAGCCCGAGCGCATTCCGGCCGCCCGTCGTCACCCTTCCCCCACCCGGCCGTCACCCAAGATCCCGATCCGGTTCCGATCGGGTTTCCATCCGGCTCCTCCGGGGGCTCCGTTCCCTGTGAGTCCGTATACCGGGCAGACGCCGGGAAGCGGCAGACGATAGATTCACCCCGGGTGACGGGGGAGTCCCCGCACTGCGCCGAGCGCCCCGATGCGACGACGACCCGAGACGACCGACGAAGGATTCTCACGTGAACATCCGCTCCCTCACACGAGGCGACGGCGTGGTGATCGGAGCAGCGGTACTGCTGTTCATCGCCTCGTTCCTCGACACGTTCGACTGCGCCGGCACCAGGTGCGACGACGTGCCGAACGCCTGGGACAACGGGGCCCTGCTGCTGGGGGTCTATCTCGCCGGCGTGATCGGCGCCGTGCTGATCGTGCTCTCGCACCTGCTGCCCCGTCCGCCGAAGGTCCTCGGCATCGAGCTGGGCCACATCGGCGTGATCGCCACGGTCTTCACCGCCTGGACCGCGCTGGGCGCCATCTTCGACCCGTCGGGCTCGTTCGACATGGGCGAGTTCAGCCTCGACGCCGGTACCGGTCTGATCCTCGGCCTGATCGCGGCGCTCCTGCTGGCGGCGGGCGCGCTCTGCGGGCAGCTCGTGCCCGCGTTCAAGGCCCCCCTGCTGGGCACGCCCAGCCCGGCGGCTCCCCCGTCCCCGTACGGCGGGCACCCTCAGGGCGGTTACGGCTACCCCGGCGCGCAGGCACCCGGCCAGCAGCAGCCCTACCCCGGCCAGCCGGCCCAGCAGAACGTCCCGGGTGCCACGCCGCCCGGCGGTACGCCCGGCGGCGCCCCCGAGTTCGCGCCGTTCTGGTTCGCGGTGCCGGTGGCCCGCCCGCTGTACCCGGAGGACGGCTCCCCGACGCCGATCGCCGAACTGGCGCCCGGCACCTGGTACCTCGCCGTCGACCAGCGCGGCCAGGCGCTGGTGGCGCAGACGCAGGACGGCCGCCGCGGCGTGCTCCAGGACACCACCGGTATCCAGCGCGGCTGACCGCGCGGTTCCGCCCGCAAGGCCTCCGGCCCCTCGCCCTTCCGGGCGGGGGGTCGCTGCCGTATTCTGACGCACCGTCACATTGAGGCGTTCGGGCATTTGGGCGTTCGGGCGGTACGGAAGGGCGGGGTGAGGCCGTGCGACTGGGACTGGCCCTCGGCTACTGGGGCCGCGGCCCCGATCCGGACCGGCTCGGCCTCGCCCTGGAGGCCGAACGGCTCGGCTACCACTCGGTGTGGACCTCGGAGGCCTGGGGCTCCGATGCCTTCACCCCGCTGACGTGGATAGCCGCGCACACCTCCCGGATCCGGCTCGGCACCGCCGTCGCGCAGATGGCCGCCCGCACCCCGACCGCGACCGCGATGCATGCCCTCACCCTCGACCATCTCTCCGGCGGCCGGCTGATGCTGGGCCTCGGTCTGTCGGGGCCGCAGGTGGTGGAGGGCTGGTACGGCCGCCCCTTCCCGGCCTCCCCGCTCACCGCGACCCGGGAGTACGTCGATGTCGTCCGGCAAGTGCTGCGACGCGAGGGGCCGGTGGTGCACGAGGGCCGCTACCACTCCCATCCGTACACCGGTCCCGACGGCACCGGCCTCGGCAGACCGCTGAAGTCCATCACCCATCCGCTCCGGTCCGGACTGCCGGTCCTGCTGGGCGCTGAGGGCCCGAAGAACATCGCCCAGACCGCCCGGATCGCCGACGGCTGGCTGCCGCTCTACTGGTCCCCGCTGCGACCCGGTGTGTACGAGGAGTCCCTCGCCCCGCTCGCCGGGCGCACCGGCGACTTCGTGATCGCGCCGATGGTGCGGGCCGCGGTCTGCGACGACATCGCGCAGGGACTGCTGCCGGTGAAGACCATGCTGGGCTTCTACATCGGCGGCATGGGGCACACCAGCCGCAACTTCCACGCCGATCTGATGGCGAGGATGGGGTACGAGGAGGAGGCGCGAAGGGTCCAGCGGCTCTTCGCGGAGGGCCGCCGGGCGGAGGCGGTCCAGGCGGTCCCGGACGCCTTCGCCGACGAGATCTCGCTGGTCGGCCCGCGCGCCCGGATCGCGGAACGCCTCGAACTCTGGCGTACGACCCCGGCGACGGACCTTCTCGTCACCTCCCCCGACCCGGCGACCCTGCGAACCCTCGCGGAGCTGGTGCTCTAACCGTTCCCGCAGCAGTCCGGCGCCAGCCCCTCCGGCAGGTCCGTACCGCCGAAGACCGCGCGGGTCGGTTCGTCGCCGCCGAGCGCGGCGACGGCCAGCAGCAGGGAGCCCGCGGTCCAGGTCGTCCGCTCCTCCGGCCAGACCGCGCGGTCCTCGAAGACGTACCCCGTCCAGTACATGCCGTCCCCGGCCCGCAGATGCCCGATGGAGCGCAGCACCTCGTGCGCCCGCTCCGCATCCCCCGCCGCCCACAGCGCCAGCGCCAGTTCGCAGCTCTCGCCGCCGGTCACCCAGGGGTTGGGCAGCACGCAGCGCACCCCGAGTCCGGGCACCACGAATGCGTCCCAGCGCTCGTCGAGCCGGGCCCTGGCCGCCGCGCCGGTGACCGCGCCGCCGAGCACCGGGTAGTACCAGTCCATCGAATAGTGCGACTTGTCGAGGAACCGCTCGGGATGGCACCGGATCGCATGGGCGAGGGCGCCCGCCGCCAGCTCCCAGTCGGGCTGCGGCTCACCGCGCTCCTCGGCGATCGCGAGACCGCAGCGCAGCGCGTGGTGCACCGACGAACAGCCGGTCAGCAGCGCGTCGGTGACGGGGGTGCCGTCCGCCTCGCGCTTCCAGCCGATCTCGCCGCCGGGCTGCTGGAGCCGTACGACGAAGTCCAGCGCGGCACGGACCACGGGCCACATACGGTCGAGGAAGGCCGGGTCGCGGGTGGTCAGCCAGTGGTGCCAGGTGCCGACGGCGACGTATGCGGTGAAGTTGGTCTCGCGGCCCCGGTCGGTGGGCCGGGCCGGGTCGCCGTCCTGGTAGGCCGCGTACCAGGAGCCGTCGTCGTTCTGGTGCTCCCGCAGCCAGTCGTACGCCCGGGCCGCGGCCTCGTGCTCCCCGGCCGCGTCCAGCGCCATCGCCGCCTCGGTGTGGTCCCAGGGGTCGAGGTGGTGGCCGCGGAACCAGGGGATCGCGCCGTCGTCGCACTGCTGGGCACGGATCCCGGCGACGGTCTCGGCGGCCTGGGCGGCCGTCAGCACACCGGACAGGACAAGACGGCCGGTCGGCGGAGTGTGCGGGGTCCGGGGTGTCGTCACGCCTGCGCCAGGGGCAGCGCGGGCTTGGTCGCGTAGGCCACGAAGCTCTTGCCGATCAGCGGGTTGAGGGCCTGTTCGGCGAGCCGGGTGGCCAGTGGCTTCTTCATGATGTCCCAGACCAGGAGCTTGTGGTACGCCTTGACCGGCAGGACCTTGTCGTTGTCGACGCCGAAGGCGCACTTGAGCCACCAGTAGGGGCTGTGCAGGGCGTGGGCGTGGTGGGTGCCGTACGGGACGAGTCCGGCCTCCTCGATACGCGCGAGGAGTTCGTCCGCCTTGTAGATGCGGATATGGCCGCCCTCGACCTCGTGGTAGGCGTCGCTGAGCGCCCAGCAGATCTTCTCGGGGCCGTAGCGGGGGACGGTGACCGCGATCCGGCCGCCGGGCCGCAGGACCCGGACCATCTCGGCGAGCACGCCCTTGTCGTCGTGGATGTGCTCCATCACCTCGGAGATGATCACGACGTCGAAGGACTCGTCGGGGAAGGGGAGGTTGAGCGCATCGCCCTCCATGGCGGTGGCGGTGGCGCCCTCGGGTGCCTCACCCGCCTCCTTCATCGCCGCGAACCACTTGGCGACCTCGCGGATCTCCTCGGCGTTGCGGTCGAGGGCGACGACCCGGGCCCCGCGCCGGTAGCACTCGAAGGCATGGCGTCCGGCACCGCAGCCGAGGTCCAGGACACGGTCGCCGGGGGCGAGCGGGAAGCGGGAGAAGTCGACGGTCAGCACGCGTTCCTGCTTTCGCGGTCGGCACGGGAGGGGCGGAAGGAGGGGGACGGGCGGGGACACCGGCGGGGCGGAAACGTTCCGGCGACCACGGCTGCGACCGCTGTGGAAGCGGCGGGCGGCGGTACGGCGGCGCACCCGGAAGAAGCGCGGGTACGGGCGGGGCGGGTCACCGGGCGGCCGTCCGGGCTCCCCGGCGCGAGCGCGCGGCCCGCTCCACGGCCTCCCGGTACAGCTCCGCCGTGCCCTCCGCGGCACGGGCCCAGGTGAATCGTTCCAGCACCCGGGCGCGCCCGGCCGCGCCCAGCCGCGCCCGCAGCTCCGCGTCCCCGAGCAGCCGGCCCAGGGCCGCCGCCAGGGCGCCCGCGTCGCCGGGCGGTACCGCGAGGCAGGTCTCGCCGTCGGGGCCGGCGACCTCCGGGATCGCACCGCCGGTGGTGGCGGTGAGCGGAGTGCCGGTGGCCATCGCCTCCGCGGCGGGCAGGGAGAAACCCTCGTACAGGGACGGTACGCAGGCGATCTGCGAGCCGCGCACCAGATCGACCAGCTCCGGGTCGGAGACGCCCTTGACGAACTCGACCGCGCCGCCGAGCCCGTACCGTTCGATGGCCCGGGCGACCGGCCCGTCCTCGGCCCGCTTGCCGACCACGACGAGATGCGCGCCGGGGTGTTCGGTACGGACCTTGGCCAGCGCCTCCACCAGATGCACCAGGCCCTTGAGCGGCACATCGGCGCTGGAGGTGGTGATGATCCGGCCGGGGATCTCGGCGACGGCCGGATCGGGCGAGAACAGGCCGGTGTCGGCGCCGATGTGGACCACGCGGATGCGGTCGGGGCGGACGCCGAGGTGCTCTTCGATCTCGCGCCGGGAGGTGTCGGAGACCGTGAGCACGGACGGCAGCCGCCGGGCCACGCGCTTCTGCATCCGGGTGAAGGCGTACCAGCGGCGCAGCGAGGCCCGGCGCTGCCAGCCGGCGGCGGCGTCGAGTTCGAGCTGCCGGTCGACGGTGATCGGGTGGTGGACGGTGGTGACCAGAGGGGCGCCGAGGTCGCCGAGGAGTCCGTAGCCGAGGGTCTGGTTGTCGTGGACGACGTCGAACCGGCCGCGGTGGGCGCGCAGATGGCGGCGGGCCCGCAGGGAGAACGTCAGCGGCTCGGGAAAGCCGCCGGTCCACATGGTGCCGACCTCCAGGGCGTCGACCCAGTCGCGGTACTCGTCCCGGGCGGGCGTACGGAAGGGGTCCGGGCTGCGGTAGAGGTCGAGGCTGGGGAGTTCGGTGAGCCGGACGCCCTCTTCCGGGTCGAGCACGGGATAGGGCTGGGCACCGATCACCTCGACGTCGTGGCCGAGGCGGGCGAGTTCGCGGGAGAGATGGCGGACGTAGACGCCCTGGCCGCCGCAGAAAGGATTGCCCTTGTACGTGAGGAGGGCGATGCGCAGGGGGCGTTCACCGCGGCCGGGGGCGCCGCCGCGGGGGGCGTCGGCGGGGGCTCCGGGAGTGTCGCGGCCGCCGCTTCCGGGGGGCTGGGGGGAGTCGTCTCCGGAGGGCAGGAGGGAGCCGTTTCCGGGGGGCTGGGGAGTGTCGTTTCCGGGGGTTCGGACGGGATCGCGCGGCGCGCCGTCCTCCGGGTCACGGGGACCGGCTTCGATGGCCTCAGCGGTCACTCACGGCCCCCTGTCTCCCCTACGTTTCGGCGGAGCGTAACCGCTCGCGCTAATCTAGAACAAGTTTCAGACTTGCCCGCTCAAGGAGCATTGAATCTACCCGCAGGTAGCTCCGTCATGACGGCCGGATCAGGTGATTCACGCCACGACGGGCCGGGTACGGCGGGCTCGGCAACGGGCGCAACGGGGAACGGGGTACGCGGACGATGACAGCCGAAGCCCAGCAGGCACGACGGGGACCCGGACGGGCTTCCGGGCCGGTTCCCCGCGGCGCGAACGGCACGGAACCTGCTCCGGCCGCCGGACCCGCACCGGACCCCGCACCCGACCCCGCGGCGGGGCCGGGCCCCCGGCCCCGTACCGCCGCCCCGTACTCCGCGGCCGCAGCCGCACCCGCAGGGGCGCGGTCCGCGGCCGGGTCCGCGGGGGCGCGGTCCGCGGCCGGGTCCGCGGCCCGGCCGGGGGCGGGCGCCGGGCGGGGCCCCGTACCGCAGCCGGGGACGGTGCCCGGCTCGCCGCCCCTGACGGAGCGCCAGGAGGCCAGACGCCGCCGGATCCTGCACGCCAGCGCCCAGCTCGCGGGCCGGGGCGGCTTCGAAGCCGTCCAGATGCGGGAGGTGGCCGAGGCCGCGGGCGTCGCCCTCGGCACCCTCTACCGCTACTTCCCCTCCAAGATCCACCTGCTGGTCGCCACCATGCAGGACCAGCTCCAGCATCTCCACACCACCCTCCGCAAACGGCCCCCGGGCGGGGCGACCGCAGCCGAGCGGGTGGCGGAGACCCTGATGCGGGCCTTCCGGGCGCTCCAGCGCGAACCGCAGCTCGCGGACGCGATGGTGCGCGCCCTGACCTTCGCCGACCGCAGTGTCAGCCCCGAGGTGGACACGGTCTCGCGGCAGACGACGGCGATCATCCTGGACGCGACGGGCCTCGACGATCCGACGCCCGAGCAGCTCTCGGCGGTCCGGGTGATCGAACACACCTGGCACTCGGCGCTGATCACCTGGCTGTCGGGGCGGGCGTCGATCGCCCAGGTGAAGATCGACATCGAGACCG
Encoded proteins:
- a CDS encoding class I SAM-dependent methyltransferase, encoding MLTVDFSRFPLAPGDRVLDLGCGAGRHAFECYRRGARVVALDRNAEEIREVAKWFAAMKEAGEAPEGATATAMEGDALNLPFPDESFDVVIISEVMEHIHDDKGVLAEMVRVLRPGGRIAVTVPRYGPEKICWALSDAYHEVEGGHIRIYKADELLARIEEAGLVPYGTHHAHALHSPYWWLKCAFGVDNDKVLPVKAYHKLLVWDIMKKPLATRLAEQALNPLIGKSFVAYATKPALPLAQA
- a CDS encoding class I SAM-dependent methyltransferase, coding for MSHTPSPAPEVLDAFAAAKGFMPPAEGLALYAAAAEAAAPGLPLLEVGTYCGRSTILLAAAARSAGTIAVTVDHHRGSEEQQPGWEYHDPEVVDPEVGLMDTLPTFRRTLLRAGLEDHVIAIVGRSPQVARVWAAPLGLVFIDGGHTDEHATADYECWAPHVAPGGLLVIHDVFPDPADGGQAPYRIHRRALASGAFTEISATDSLRVLRRIGPGI
- a CDS encoding TetR family transcriptional regulator: MPGSPPLTERQEARRRRILHASAQLAGRGGFEAVQMREVAEAAGVALGTLYRYFPSKIHLLVATMQDQLQHLHTTLRKRPPGGATAAERVAETLMRAFRALQREPQLADAMVRALTFADRSVSPEVDTVSRQTTAIILDATGLDDPTPEQLSAVRVIEHTWHSALITWLSGRASIAQVKIDIETVCRLIDLTAPDPEADGRRGRRG
- a CDS encoding LLM class F420-dependent oxidoreductase; its protein translation is MRLGLALGYWGRGPDPDRLGLALEAERLGYHSVWTSEAWGSDAFTPLTWIAAHTSRIRLGTAVAQMAARTPTATAMHALTLDHLSGGRLMLGLGLSGPQVVEGWYGRPFPASPLTATREYVDVVRQVLRREGPVVHEGRYHSHPYTGPDGTGLGRPLKSITHPLRSGLPVLLGAEGPKNIAQTARIADGWLPLYWSPLRPGVYEESLAPLAGRTGDFVIAPMVRAAVCDDIAQGLLPVKTMLGFYIGGMGHTSRNFHADLMARMGYEEEARRVQRLFAEGRRAEAVQAVPDAFADEISLVGPRARIAERLELWRTTPATDLLVTSPDPATLRTLAELVL
- a CDS encoding glycosyltransferase family 4 protein; protein product: MRIALLTYKGNPFCGGQGVYVRHLSRELARLGHDVEVIGAQPYPVLDPEEGVRLTELPSLDLYRSPDPFRTPARDEYRDWVDALEVGTMWTGGFPEPLTFSLRARRHLRAHRGRFDVVHDNQTLGYGLLGDLGAPLVTTVHHPITVDRQLELDAAAGWQRRASLRRWYAFTRMQKRVARRLPSVLTVSDTSRREIEEHLGVRPDRIRVVHIGADTGLFSPDPAVAEIPGRIITTSSADVPLKGLVHLVEALAKVRTEHPGAHLVVVGKRAEDGPVARAIERYGLGGAVEFVKGVSDPELVDLVRGSQIACVPSLYEGFSLPAAEAMATGTPLTATTGGAIPEVAGPDGETCLAVPPGDAGALAAALGRLLGDAELRARLGAAGRARVLERFTWARAAEGTAELYREAVERAARSRRGARTAAR
- a CDS encoding prenyltransferase, whose amino-acid sequence is MTTPRTPHTPPTGRLVLSGVLTAAQAAETVAGIRAQQCDDGAIPWFRGHHLDPWDHTEAAMALDAAGEHEAAARAYDWLREHQNDDGSWYAAYQDGDPARPTDRGRETNFTAYVAVGTWHHWLTTRDPAFLDRMWPVVRAALDFVVRLQQPGGEIGWKREADGTPVTDALLTGCSSVHHALRCGLAIAEERGEPQPDWELAAGALAHAIRCHPERFLDKSHYSMDWYYPVLGGAVTGAAARARLDERWDAFVVPGLGVRCVLPNPWVTGGESCELALALWAAGDAERAHEVLRSIGHLRAGDGMYWTGYVFEDRAVWPEERTTWTAGSLLLAVAALGGDEPTRAVFGGTDLPEGLAPDCCGNG
- a CDS encoding N-acetylmuramoyl-L-alanine amidase; this translates as MPAARPRRHVRRAVAATAVVAVAGGALAGWLSWRSADGSAPRGDGRALPAAGAPDRAHGRTDDRPPATARSTREGHLSGRIVVIDPGHNPGNFRHSADINQLVDIGTHRKECDTTGTAAADGYTEAAFTRDVSQRLRALLEKEGAKVVLTHEEGERAFGPCIDERARIGNEAKADAVISVHADGSAEGHRGFHVILPGKVESGGADTTAIVGPSRQLGEHVVEAFARATGSGRANYLGGGTGLDVRTDLGGLNLSTVPKVFVECGNMGDSRDAALLASADWRQKAALGIAEGLRAFLAPTA